The Phycisphaeraceae bacterium genome has a window encoding:
- a CDS encoding type II secretion system protein — translation MIRPRGFTLVELLVVMAILALLTGILLPVFAKVRASALSARCVSNMRNLQMAHWMYLQANDGWFIDVGLDHGGGHGDEEVTWVNTLQEYYDSPLLLRSPADNSPHWPADQGGMGLPIEGTTDTFRRTSYGVNNFLSRSVPADPVKVYDRLHTVKNHVQTVHFVIMALEGEYAGADHPHVENWFVPGNPGASPVLASNQVAIGLHGGKPRSGDAVTNYGFLDGHVETAKFGEVYVTPEMNRFDPAVAHLFAVRKAMRQ, via the coding sequence ATGATCCGCCCGCGCGGTTTCACGCTGGTCGAGCTGCTGGTCGTCATGGCCATTCTCGCCCTGCTCACCGGCATCCTCCTGCCGGTCTTCGCCAAGGTGCGCGCCTCGGCCCTGTCGGCCAGGTGCGTCAGCAACATGCGCAACCTGCAGATGGCGCACTGGATGTACCTGCAGGCCAACGACGGCTGGTTCATCGACGTGGGGCTTGACCACGGAGGCGGGCACGGCGACGAGGAAGTGACCTGGGTCAACACGCTCCAGGAGTACTACGACTCCCCGCTGCTGCTGCGATCACCCGCCGACAACAGCCCTCACTGGCCCGCCGATCAGGGCGGCATGGGTCTGCCGATCGAAGGCACGACCGACACATTCCGCCGCACCAGTTACGGCGTGAACAACTTCCTTTCGCGCAGCGTGCCCGCCGATCCCGTCAAGGTGTACGACCGCCTGCACACGGTGAAGAACCACGTACAGACGGTTCACTTCGTCATCATGGCGCTGGAAGGCGAGTACGCCGGGGCCGACCACCCGCACGTCGAGAACTGGTTCGTTCCCGGCAATCCCGGGGCCTCGCCTGTGCTGGCGTCCAACCAGGTGGCCATCGGATTGCACGGCGGCAAGCCCCGGTCGGGCGACGCCGTGACGAACTACGGCTTCCTCGACGGGCACGTGGAGACGGCGAAGTTCGGCGAGGTGTACGTGACCCCGGAGATGAATCGATTCGATCCGGCGGTCGCCCACCTCTTCGCGGTCCGCAAGGCCATGCGCCAGTA